One Citrobacter amalonaticus genomic window carries:
- a CDS encoding threo-3-hydroxy-L-aspartate ammonia-lyase, whose product MSELILPDYQDVVAAAERINGFAHKTPVFTSISANNMSGARLFFKCENFQRTGAFKFRGAMNALAQFSMQQKKYGVVAFSSGNHAQGIALSAKLLGIPATIVMPKDAPAAKVAATRGYGADVVMYDRYTEDREEIGRALAEKHSMTLIPSYDHPDVIAGQGTATKELFEEVGELDALFISLGGGGLLAGSALVARHLSPLCKIYGVEPQAGNDGQQSLRCGKIVHIETPETIADGATTQHLGEYTFPIIQKKVDDILTVSDGELVSCMRFFAERMKMVVEPAGCLGFAAALAHKEHLQGKRVGIIISGGNVDISRYSQLITG is encoded by the coding sequence ATGAGTGAATTAATCCTCCCGGACTATCAGGATGTCGTGGCAGCGGCTGAACGTATCAACGGTTTCGCCCATAAAACGCCGGTTTTCACCTCAATCTCAGCCAACAATATGTCAGGGGCTAGGTTGTTTTTTAAATGTGAAAATTTCCAGCGTACTGGTGCCTTTAAATTCCGCGGAGCCATGAATGCGTTAGCGCAATTTTCTATGCAGCAAAAAAAGTATGGGGTGGTTGCTTTCTCATCTGGCAACCACGCTCAAGGCATAGCGCTATCAGCAAAACTGCTGGGGATACCGGCAACCATTGTTATGCCAAAGGATGCACCGGCAGCAAAAGTCGCTGCTACTAGGGGCTATGGTGCGGATGTGGTTATGTATGACCGTTATACCGAAGACCGCGAAGAGATTGGTCGGGCACTGGCAGAAAAACATAGTATGACTCTCATCCCCTCCTATGATCACCCGGATGTCATTGCCGGGCAAGGGACGGCAACCAAGGAGTTGTTTGAAGAAGTAGGCGAACTTGATGCGCTGTTTATCAGCCTCGGCGGTGGTGGTTTGCTGGCTGGTTCGGCACTAGTTGCACGTCATCTTTCGCCCTTATGCAAAATTTACGGTGTTGAACCGCAAGCAGGTAATGACGGACAACAATCGTTGCGCTGCGGAAAAATCGTTCATATCGAAACGCCGGAAACCATTGCTGATGGTGCTACGACGCAACATCTCGGCGAATACACCTTTCCGATCATTCAAAAAAAAGTTGATGATATCCTTACCGTCAGCGATGGCGAATTGGTTTCCTGTATGCGTTTTTTTGCCGAACGGATGAAAATGGTAGTGGAACCAGCTGGTTGTCTGGGTTTTGCCGCAGCATTAGCACATAAAGAACACCTGCAGGGGAAGCGTGTAGGGATTATCATCAGCGGCGGCAACGTCGATATCAGTCGTTACAGCCAGTTGATTACAGGATGA
- a CDS encoding YciI family protein, with protein sequence MSIIYIVVLTYIKPLEQVDSQIPEHIEWLKKGYSDGVFLASGRRVPRNGGIIIAKCDSAELLEERLRQDPFQKLNIAKAEIIPFEATMKAEFLENML encoded by the coding sequence ATGAGTATTATTTATATTGTTGTTTTAACCTATATCAAACCACTTGAACAAGTTGACTCTCAAATTCCAGAACATATTGAATGGCTTAAAAAAGGTTACTCAGATGGTGTATTTTTAGCTTCAGGAAGAAGAGTTCCACGTAATGGAGGTATCATTATCGCAAAATGCGACAGTGCCGAATTATTGGAAGAACGTCTTAGGCAGGATCCGTTCCAAAAGCTAAATATCGCTAAAGCTGAAATAATTCCCTTCGAAGCTACTATGAAAGCCGAATTTCTGGAAAATATGCTCTGA
- a CDS encoding MBL fold metallo-hydrolase has protein sequence MSHQPFPFRQIGDFQITALSDGTMSASLDLLSGIEKADADVIQYNAGIDEPGNIHINCYLIRGRGRVILVDTGAGPLNNVGGQLQANLAAAGVSPDDVDTVLLTHCHPDHIGGLLDAEKRPVYKHAEIILHPLEAQHWQDDKKLKIANERGQRNFGLVRQTLHAYAQNVSFFNGDKIADGILPVWLPGHTPGHTGFRIDSDAQCLLIWGDIVHYPHIQSAQPAVSILFDTDPALAEETRKKILEKAVREKLIIAGMHLGQAGFANILSAGNGYRISYSEK, from the coding sequence ATGAGCCATCAACCCTTCCCATTCCGTCAGATTGGAGATTTTCAGATAACTGCGCTGAGTGACGGCACTATGTCAGCCAGTCTGGATTTACTGTCAGGCATTGAAAAAGCTGATGCGGACGTCATTCAATATAACGCCGGAATCGATGAGCCCGGCAATATCCATATAAACTGTTACCTTATCCGCGGTCGGGGAAGAGTCATTTTGGTTGATACCGGCGCAGGACCGCTGAACAACGTGGGGGGGCAACTTCAAGCAAACCTTGCAGCCGCTGGCGTCAGCCCTGACGACGTGGATACTGTTTTATTGACGCACTGCCATCCGGATCATATTGGTGGCCTGCTGGATGCTGAAAAACGGCCAGTCTATAAACATGCTGAAATTATTCTTCATCCTCTCGAAGCGCAACACTGGCAGGATGATAAAAAACTAAAAATAGCGAATGAGCGCGGGCAACGTAATTTTGGACTGGTCCGCCAGACGTTACACGCTTATGCGCAGAACGTGAGTTTTTTTAACGGGGATAAAATAGCAGATGGCATTCTCCCGGTATGGTTACCAGGCCATACGCCGGGACATACAGGCTTTCGCATTGATTCGGATGCTCAATGCTTATTAATATGGGGAGACATCGTCCATTACCCTCATATTCAGTCAGCACAACCGGCTGTTTCCATTTTGTTTGACACCGATCCCGCTCTGGCCGAAGAAACACGGAAGAAAATTCTGGAAAAAGCGGTCAGGGAAAAACTGATTATTGCAGGCATGCATTTAGGCCAGGCCGGGTTTGCTAACATTCTCAGTGCTGGTAATGGATACCGCATTTCCTACTCTGAGAAATGA
- a CDS encoding LysR substrate-binding domain-containing protein, whose protein sequence is MRRKIPSSASLQAFDAAARHGNFARAAEELSLTEGAISRQIARLESLLNCKLFDRVGSRVKLNPVGARYAHHVRETLDRLERDTHYIMGMPEGSKSLDIAVLPTFSSRWLIPRLNGFKSSYPDITLNIAARTDPFILPGSGFDAVIHFEHSAWAGMRMQFLFQENLVPVCHPALLTNNDVNKQLNELPRIHRRQNPDAWHHYARESGILLDNPAQGVRYDLHEMAIAAVMVGQGVALVPHMYIENELSRGMLVSPWPASESLSKKFCLVKPTETGINEAALENFERWLLAEMNTLERSS, encoded by the coding sequence ATGCGCAGAAAAATACCCAGTAGTGCGTCACTTCAGGCTTTTGATGCCGCTGCAAGGCATGGTAATTTTGCCCGTGCTGCAGAGGAATTATCGTTAACGGAAGGGGCCATTAGCCGTCAGATTGCGCGACTTGAATCTTTGCTGAACTGTAAGTTGTTCGATCGTGTGGGAAGCAGGGTAAAGCTCAACCCTGTCGGCGCGCGGTATGCGCATCACGTACGTGAAACGCTCGACAGGTTAGAAAGGGATACGCACTACATAATGGGAATGCCAGAGGGTAGTAAGAGTCTGGATATCGCCGTCCTGCCAACCTTTTCCAGCCGTTGGCTTATTCCCCGCCTGAACGGCTTTAAATCTTCGTACCCGGACATAACGTTAAATATTGCTGCCAGAACCGATCCTTTCATTTTGCCCGGAAGTGGCTTTGACGCTGTGATTCATTTTGAACATTCCGCATGGGCAGGCATGCGTATGCAATTTCTGTTTCAGGAAAATCTGGTGCCCGTGTGCCATCCGGCACTGTTAACAAATAATGACGTCAATAAACAGCTAAACGAACTTCCGCGGATTCACCGTCGACAGAACCCTGATGCATGGCATCACTATGCCCGGGAAAGTGGGATACTTCTCGATAATCCGGCTCAGGGTGTTCGCTACGATCTTCATGAAATGGCCATCGCTGCCGTAATGGTGGGACAGGGCGTGGCACTGGTACCGCATATGTATATCGAGAATGAGTTGAGTCGTGGCATGCTTGTTTCGCCCTGGCCAGCATCAGAAAGCCTGAGCAAAAAATTCTGTTTAGTAAAACCGACGGAAACTGGAATAAATGAAGCGGCGCTAGAGAATTTTGAACGCTGGTTGCTTGCTGAAATGAATACGCTGGAAAGATCCTCTTAA
- a CDS encoding LysR family transcriptional regulator: MAKRENYNELYLFMQVVREGSFTAAAQRLGLAQSGVSRSVRELEERLGVQLLVRTTRKLSLTQAGEQLYQKTASGFDTLDRGLATLAHYRETPSGTVRINASQHAIDKCLLPKLAVFKQRYPDIRLELMNESRFVDIIEERFDAGVRLGPEVGQGMVAVRITPDMEMAIVGTPEHFRRYGFPQTPADLKAHPCIAYQFADGSVYQWELNQDDKKITHRPEGQWALSDSYMEAEAARLGLGLAYVPVELIADDLEHGKLIRVLQRYSLRMEGLFLYYPHRNVSPALRMVIETLKI; encoded by the coding sequence ATGGCGAAAAGGGAGAACTACAACGAGCTGTACCTGTTTATGCAGGTGGTGCGGGAAGGCAGTTTCACCGCAGCGGCTCAGCGGCTGGGTCTTGCTCAGTCAGGAGTCAGCCGATCTGTTCGCGAGCTTGAAGAAAGGCTGGGCGTCCAGCTGCTGGTGCGCACCACGCGTAAACTGTCGCTGACGCAAGCTGGCGAGCAGCTCTACCAGAAGACGGCATCTGGATTTGATACGTTAGATCGTGGGCTTGCCACGCTGGCGCACTACCGTGAGACGCCCTCCGGTACGGTACGTATCAATGCCAGCCAGCACGCGATTGATAAATGCCTGCTGCCAAAGCTTGCGGTATTTAAACAGCGCTATCCTGATATCAGGCTTGAACTGATGAATGAGAGCCGGTTCGTGGATATCATCGAGGAAAGATTCGATGCCGGCGTCCGCCTGGGGCCTGAAGTCGGCCAGGGTATGGTCGCGGTACGCATCACGCCCGATATGGAGATGGCGATTGTAGGAACTCCGGAACATTTTCGTCGCTATGGTTTTCCGCAAACCCCGGCGGATTTAAAGGCGCATCCCTGCATCGCCTATCAGTTTGCCGACGGCAGCGTATACCAGTGGGAACTCAATCAGGATGATAAAAAAATTACCCATCGTCCTGAAGGACAATGGGCCTTATCTGACAGCTATATGGAGGCAGAAGCCGCCCGGTTGGGCTTAGGATTGGCCTATGTTCCTGTTGAACTGATAGCGGATGATTTAGAACACGGTAAGCTTATCAGGGTGTTGCAGCGTTACAGCCTGCGAATGGAGGGATTGTTTCTCTATTACCCTCATCGCAACGTCTCCCCCGCCCTGCGGATGGTCATTGAGACATTGAAAATCTGA
- a CDS encoding alpha/beta hydrolase yields MSYADSTHPNAPVSMTDKWDKTFAESQKVEHRKVSFPNRYGITLVGDLYLPKDRGDRKLAAIAVSGPFGAVKEQSSGLYAQTLAEQGFVTLAFDPSYTGESGGYPRNIASPDINTEDFSAAVDFLGLQKEVDRNRIGLLGICGWGGMALNDAAMDTRVKAVATSVMYDMSRAMGHGVGDGKDRYSTADRRAVLQYLNEQRWKDAQSGTFAHGGHDINVDSNGKVSAGERILPETLPANPHPVLKEFFDYYRMPRGFHERSVNSTGAWTATMPLSFMNMPLLSYANEITIPTLIVTGEKAHSRYFAEDAYKAVGSKDKELVVVPGANHVDLYDNEAGKIPFAKFEQFFQTKLK; encoded by the coding sequence ATGAGTTATGCTGATTCAACCCATCCTAATGCCCCTGTGTCCATGACAGATAAATGGGATAAAACGTTCGCCGAGAGCCAGAAAGTCGAACATCGTAAAGTCTCGTTCCCGAACCGATATGGCATCACCTTAGTGGGCGATCTTTACCTGCCTAAAGACCGTGGCGATCGCAAGCTGGCGGCGATTGCGGTCAGTGGGCCATTTGGCGCAGTGAAAGAGCAATCCAGCGGCCTGTATGCGCAGACGCTGGCGGAACAAGGGTTTGTTACCCTGGCGTTCGATCCTTCTTACACCGGGGAAAGCGGCGGCTATCCGCGAAACATCGCCTCACCGGATATCAACACGGAAGATTTCAGCGCGGCCGTGGATTTCTTAGGTCTGCAAAAAGAGGTGGATCGCAACCGTATCGGGCTGCTCGGTATTTGTGGCTGGGGCGGCATGGCGCTTAACGATGCCGCGATGGATACCCGCGTTAAAGCGGTGGCTACCAGCGTGATGTATGACATGAGCCGGGCGATGGGTCATGGTGTGGGGGATGGCAAAGATCGTTATTCAACCGCCGATCGTCGTGCTGTTCTGCAGTATCTGAATGAACAGCGCTGGAAGGATGCGCAGAGCGGAACGTTCGCTCACGGTGGCCATGATATTAATGTCGACAGCAACGGCAAGGTCAGCGCGGGCGAGCGTATTCTGCCAGAAACGCTGCCGGCAAATCCTCATCCGGTACTGAAAGAGTTCTTCGATTACTATCGCATGCCGCGCGGCTTCCACGAACGTTCCGTTAACTCTACCGGGGCGTGGACGGCAACGATGCCGCTGTCATTTATGAATATGCCGCTGCTGAGCTACGCCAATGAAATCACCATCCCGACGCTGATTGTGACCGGTGAGAAAGCGCATTCACGCTATTTTGCTGAAGATGCTTACAAGGCTGTTGGCAGTAAAGACAAAGAGCTGGTGGTGGTGCCTGGGGCAAATCACGTGGACTTGTACGATAACGAGGCCGGAAAAATACCTTTCGCGAAATTCGAACAATTTTTCCAGACCAAACTGAAATAA
- a CDS encoding MFS transporter, with the protein MTLCVFVLIASEFMPVSLLTPIARDLGVTEGLAGQGIAISGTLAVLTSLTLSTLAGKMNRKFLLLGMTVLMAVSGLIIALASSYLMYMVGRAMIGVAIGGFWSMSAATAIRLVPQQQVTRALAIFNAGNALATVVAAPLGSYLGATVGWRGAFLCLVPIAVVAFIWQCISLPGMDANKSHTSPGAVFRILSRRVIAVGMLACGLFFMGQFTLFTYVRPFLESVTRVDSSGLSLILLIIGVTGFIGTLVVSTFLNRKFYPTLMAIPGLMAAIAIGLMLTGHQLWTVSLLLGFWGMLATAAPTGWWAWIARTLPDNAEAGGGLMVAVIQLSIALGSTAGGIVFDHLGWQSTFAMSSVLLLYAGVLTFFTARQKVSTS; encoded by the coding sequence ATGACCCTGTGCGTGTTTGTGCTGATTGCTTCTGAATTTATGCCCGTCAGCCTGCTCACGCCGATTGCCCGTGACCTGGGCGTGACGGAGGGGTTGGCAGGGCAGGGGATTGCTATCTCCGGCACGCTGGCGGTTCTGACCAGCCTGACGCTTTCAACGCTAGCTGGAAAGATGAATCGTAAATTCCTGCTATTGGGAATGACGGTTCTGATGGCCGTATCGGGGCTTATTATTGCGCTGGCTTCCAGTTATCTGATGTATATGGTCGGTCGCGCGATGATTGGTGTGGCGATTGGCGGATTCTGGTCGATGTCTGCGGCAACGGCGATTCGTCTGGTGCCGCAGCAACAGGTCACGCGTGCGCTGGCGATTTTCAACGCCGGTAATGCGCTGGCGACGGTCGTGGCCGCGCCGCTGGGAAGCTATCTGGGTGCCACGGTCGGATGGCGAGGCGCTTTCTTGTGCCTGGTGCCTATCGCGGTTGTCGCCTTTATCTGGCAGTGCATCAGCCTGCCCGGCATGGATGCGAATAAAAGCCACACGTCACCTGGCGCGGTATTCCGCATACTTAGCCGCCGTGTGATTGCGGTTGGCATGCTGGCCTGTGGCCTGTTTTTCATGGGCCAGTTTACACTATTTACCTATGTGCGCCCGTTCCTGGAGTCGGTGACGCGGGTTGATTCCTCAGGTTTGTCGTTGATTTTGCTGATTATCGGCGTAACAGGTTTTATCGGCACGCTGGTTGTTTCGACATTCCTCAACAGAAAATTTTACCCCACGCTGATGGCCATACCCGGACTGATGGCCGCCATTGCCATCGGCCTGATGCTGACCGGGCATCAGCTCTGGACGGTTTCTCTGTTGTTAGGGTTCTGGGGCATGCTGGCCACTGCCGCGCCAACCGGATGGTGGGCATGGATTGCGCGTACGTTACCTGATAACGCTGAAGCCGGAGGCGGGCTCATGGTCGCGGTGATTCAGCTCTCCATCGCCCTTGGATCAACGGCAGGAGGCATCGTGTTTGACCACCTCGGTTGGCAGAGCACGTTTGCCATGAGTAGCGTGCTGCTCCTTTACGCCGGGGTACTGACATTTTTCACCGCCCGCCAGAAGGTCAGCACGTCTTAA
- a CDS encoding Lrp/AsnC family transcriptional regulator, giving the protein MSAFDKEKDSIRQTRHKPAELDAIDRKILSALAEDAGRSYTELSEIVNLSAPAVHDRVKRLKRDGVIKGTVAVLDGCKLGRTLLTFLVIDTSSYQATRALLQFTSRKEVEELHTVAGDGCVFIKVRAADTESLENFLMEIQSLEGVRSVRSYIALSTFLERGPSPD; this is encoded by the coding sequence GTGAGCGCATTTGATAAAGAAAAAGATAGTATTCGGCAGACAAGACATAAACCGGCGGAACTGGATGCCATTGACCGAAAAATATTAAGTGCCCTGGCAGAGGACGCAGGTCGCAGCTACACGGAATTGAGTGAGATTGTGAACTTATCAGCCCCGGCGGTTCACGATCGCGTAAAACGACTGAAGCGCGATGGAGTGATCAAGGGTACCGTAGCGGTCCTGGATGGCTGCAAGTTGGGACGGACGCTGTTAACGTTCCTGGTTATCGACACCAGTAGCTATCAAGCAACACGCGCCCTTTTGCAGTTCACCAGCCGCAAGGAAGTGGAAGAGTTGCACACCGTTGCCGGCGACGGCTGCGTCTTTATCAAAGTACGCGCCGCCGATACCGAATCGCTGGAAAATTTCCTGATGGAGATTCAGAGCCTTGAGGGCGTACGCTCCGTACGCAGCTATATTGCGCTTTCCACGTTTCTGGAGCGCGGGCCTTCGCCGGATTAA
- a CDS encoding MFS transporter — protein sequence MPIALFALAVGAFGIGLTEFVIAGILPQIAAEFSVSIPKAGMMATSYALGVFIGAPLLTIVGAKIPRKAMLIALAGIFTIGNIMTAIAPTMEIAIVGRIITSFNHGAFFGIGSIIAASLVAPGRQASAIAFMFSGLTLANLLGVPAGTWLAQTFSWRLVFWIIAGIGLLTMASVTLLVPHIARGKAIALRNELRAFVDPQVLLVMGITIFGPAAFFTSITYIAPMMVQEAGFSSGGVAGLMVLFGLGLAVGNWIGGRFADRSLFGTLFVTLAAQGLVLLVFWAGVESQWVASISVFLMAAFGFATVSPIQKLVMERANHAGAPTMAASVNIGMFNLGNALGAWAGGVTIAAGFGLASPNWAGAILSFIALGLAVLAWQSARKGYILPVLE from the coding sequence ATGCCTATCGCACTTTTCGCCCTCGCCGTGGGCGCATTTGGTATCGGCCTGACGGAATTCGTCATCGCCGGGATCCTCCCACAAATCGCCGCAGAATTTAGCGTCAGTATCCCGAAAGCGGGAATGATGGCGACGTCATACGCGCTGGGCGTATTTATTGGTGCACCGCTGTTAACGATTGTCGGCGCGAAGATCCCCCGCAAGGCCATGCTGATTGCGCTGGCGGGTATCTTTACGATCGGTAATATCATGACGGCCATCGCGCCAACCATGGAGATTGCGATTGTCGGCCGTATTATCACCTCCTTTAATCACGGGGCCTTTTTTGGTATCGGTTCGATTATTGCCGCATCGCTGGTGGCGCCCGGGCGTCAGGCAAGCGCCATTGCCTTTATGTTTTCGGGGCTGACATTAGCCAATCTTCTCGGCGTTCCTGCGGGGACCTGGCTTGCACAGACCTTTAGCTGGCGGCTGGTATTCTGGATCATTGCCGGTATCGGGCTGCTGACGATGGCAAGTGTAACCCTGCTGGTTCCGCATATTGCGAGAGGCAAAGCGATTGCTTTACGTAACGAACTGAGAGCCTTTGTTGACCCGCAGGTGCTGCTGGTTATGGGGATCACGATTTTCGGCCCGGCTGCCTTTTTCACCTCGATTACCTACATTGCCCCTATGATGGTGCAGGAGGCCGGTTTCTCCTCAGGCGGCGTGGCAGGGTTAATGGTGCTGTTTGGTCTGGGGCTTGCCGTTGGCAACTGGATTGGTGGGCGCTTCGCTGACCGCTCTCTGTTTGGCACGCTATTCGTTACCCTCGCGGCTCAGGGGCTGGTGCTGCTGGTCTTCTGGGCGGGTGTTGAAAGCCAGTGGGTTGCCAGCATCTCAGTCTTCCTGATGGCGGCGTTCGGCTTCGCGACGGTCTCACCGATTCAGAAACTGGTAATGGAGCGCGCCAACCATGCGGGAGCTCCGACAATGGCGGCCTCGGTCAATATCGGCATGTTTAATCTGGGAAATGCGCTGGGGGCATGGGCCGGTGGGGTAACCATTGCTGCGGGTTTTGGACTGGCTTCTCCGAACTGGGCGGGCGCAATTCTGTCCTTCATTGCGTTGGGCCTCGCTGTTCTTGCGTGGCAAAGTGCGCGTAAAGGTTATATTTTGCCGGTACTTGAATAA
- a CDS encoding alpha/beta hydrolase codes for MKTVLKTLAICVMAGGLVTQSVYAEPLVIQEQGSFSAGGTIITAPGTFDAKKPLDSAGQTWHGDHASVFYQIPENPHKYPIVMLHGAGQFSRTWESTPDGREGFQNIFLRRGFSTYLVDQPRRGSAGRTTVEGTVTPKPDEQMWFNQFRVGVWPEYFKGVQFSHDKEALNQYFRQMTPNTGPFDINVISDAMSAVVDKSGPAILFTHSQGGGPGWYTAMKNDKVKAIVAFEPGSSFVFPEKELPAPMPSAFDTLKGEPVPMEQFMALTKIPILIIYGDNIPDKPVAMPAQDSWRVRLAMAREWRDVVNKHGGDVTVTHLPEVGIKGNTHFPFSDLNNVQIADLVSQFLKEKNLQ; via the coding sequence TTGAAGACTGTCTTAAAAACGCTGGCCATCTGCGTAATGGCGGGTGGCCTGGTGACTCAGTCGGTATACGCCGAGCCGCTGGTCATTCAGGAACAGGGAAGCTTCTCTGCAGGTGGTACTATCATCACCGCCCCAGGAACATTTGACGCGAAAAAGCCGCTGGATTCTGCTGGCCAAACCTGGCATGGCGATCATGCGTCTGTGTTCTACCAGATTCCGGAAAATCCGCATAAATACCCTATCGTCATGCTGCACGGCGCAGGTCAGTTCTCCCGCACCTGGGAAAGCACGCCGGATGGTCGCGAAGGGTTCCAGAACATATTCCTGCGTCGCGGATTCTCAACTTATCTTGTCGATCAGCCACGCCGTGGCAGCGCCGGACGCACGACGGTAGAAGGTACGGTTACGCCTAAACCGGATGAACAAATGTGGTTCAACCAGTTCCGCGTTGGCGTGTGGCCAGAATATTTTAAAGGTGTTCAGTTCTCTCACGACAAAGAAGCACTGAATCAGTATTTCCGTCAGATGACCCCGAACACCGGGCCGTTTGATATCAATGTCATCTCTGATGCGATGTCCGCCGTCGTGGATAAATCTGGCCCCGCTATCCTCTTCACCCACTCTCAGGGTGGCGGACCAGGCTGGTACACGGCGATGAAAAATGACAAGGTCAAAGCCATTGTCGCCTTCGAGCCTGGCAGCAGCTTTGTCTTCCCGGAAAAAGAACTCCCTGCCCCTATGCCAAGCGCGTTCGACACGCTGAAGGGTGAGCCTGTGCCAATGGAGCAGTTTATGGCACTGACCAAAATCCCGATTCTGATTATTTACGGCGATAACATACCGGATAAACCGGTAGCCATGCCCGCGCAGGACAGCTGGCGCGTAAGGCTGGCGATGGCTCGTGAGTGGCGTGACGTGGTGAACAAGCATGGTGGGGATGTCACGGTGACACATCTGCCTGAAGTGGGAATCAAAGGGAATACCCACTTCCCGTTCTCTGATCTCAATAATGTGCAGATTGCTGATTTGGTGAGTCAATTCCTGAAGGAGAAAAATCTGCAGTAG
- a CDS encoding carboxymuconolactone decarboxylase family protein codes for MNNTTPIKALAAAVVLTIGSGLAAHAAPVNKGASEMNHEQTVSDTLSARQQAIPLIAASMASSQMDKLNTTLNQGLDAGLTVNETKEILVQLYAYTGFPRSLNALNELMKVVEARKQRGIEDVEGKEPVAPVPVGDELRRVGTANQTKISGAPVQGPLFDFSPVINQFLQAHLFGDIFARDNLDWQSRELATVGALAATPGVESQLLSHTRASMRVGLTAAQLRQLAQVLREHGESDAATRAEKALQQALDSK; via the coding sequence ATGAACAATACCACGCCCATTAAAGCATTAGCGGCAGCAGTAGTGCTGACCATTGGTTCTGGTCTCGCCGCACATGCTGCGCCCGTCAACAAAGGAGCCTCAGAAATGAACCACGAACAAACGGTTTCAGATACGCTGTCAGCCCGCCAACAGGCCATCCCGTTGATTGCCGCATCGATGGCCAGCAGTCAGATGGATAAGCTGAATACTACGCTTAATCAGGGGCTGGATGCCGGACTCACGGTAAACGAAACCAAAGAGATTCTCGTCCAGCTTTATGCCTATACGGGCTTCCCCCGTAGCCTGAATGCGCTTAATGAACTGATGAAGGTCGTCGAAGCACGTAAACAACGTGGCATCGAAGACGTTGAGGGTAAAGAACCGGTTGCCCCGGTCCCTGTCGGGGATGAGCTTCGCCGTGTCGGTACCGCAAACCAGACAAAAATCTCAGGCGCTCCCGTCCAGGGCCCGCTGTTTGATTTTTCCCCGGTCATTAATCAGTTCCTGCAAGCGCATCTTTTTGGCGACATTTTCGCCCGCGATAACCTCGACTGGCAAAGCCGCGAGCTGGCAACGGTTGGCGCATTAGCGGCCACGCCGGGCGTCGAATCACAACTGCTGTCGCATACCCGAGCCAGCATGCGGGTCGGCCTGACGGCAGCGCAGCTGCGCCAGCTGGCACAGGTTCTGCGTGAACATGGCGAAAGTGATGCAGCAACGCGCGCTGAAAAGGCGTTGCAGCAGGCGCTCGACAGCAAATAA
- a CDS encoding cupin domain-containing protein: MIRHLRYLGLLLPLVTFSSWAAEQNPPVHIAPAGSQNAVDGPAENFTGRVRVDPLFRPDNDIPVSGAYVTFEPGARSAWHTHPAGQRLIVTSGVGLTQQEGQPVQVIRAGDVVSCPAGVKHWHGAAPGSAMTHLAITGIVDGKSVNWMEKVTDEQYHAH; this comes from the coding sequence ATGATCAGACATTTACGTTACCTCGGGCTGTTACTGCCCCTCGTCACATTTTCATCCTGGGCAGCGGAACAAAATCCCCCTGTCCATATCGCCCCCGCAGGAAGTCAGAACGCGGTGGATGGGCCAGCCGAGAACTTTACCGGTCGCGTCCGGGTTGATCCTCTCTTCAGGCCGGATAACGACATCCCTGTTTCCGGGGCTTATGTCACCTTTGAACCGGGTGCTCGTTCCGCCTGGCATACGCATCCGGCAGGTCAGCGGCTGATTGTGACCTCGGGTGTTGGGCTCACCCAACAAGAAGGGCAGCCGGTGCAGGTCATCCGCGCTGGCGATGTTGTTTCTTGTCCGGCGGGCGTCAAACACTGGCACGGGGCGGCGCCTGGCAGCGCGATGACGCATCTGGCGATAACCGGGATTGTGGATGGCAAAAGCGTTAACTGGATGGAGAAAGTGACAGATGAACAATACCACGCCCATTAA